From the genome of Gopherus evgoodei ecotype Sinaloan lineage chromosome 5, rGopEvg1_v1.p, whole genome shotgun sequence, one region includes:
- the LOC115651919 gene encoding uncharacterized protein LOC115651919 isoform X4, translating into MEASLTCAVCLGLFEDPVTLPLCSHNFCKGCVLECLASGEPGPPRAGQAPRFSCPLCRKLCPLPRGGCSALPVNSTLAEVVKLYRAGGGKAGPGQGEAGALSPPPAFGAACEKHPARLVQLYCRMCRQAGCGQCVSEEHQGIFHAVNLLDTVYQEEKLTFFSSLKKLRAINENLVKELSSHPKDSEILNKEAEIIMLEFEEIFKTLEMRKKELLEDIESQRSKKEKEYQIWKKMKETHKKTIESFLKDCEKLVDECDPERFLEVACGLNKRMKTQLDLMHIASSYEKSPESTQKQMDIKSVVNEILALQLTSVDSCVIKELSSGGNEGLTGKYAYKNSAKQWKDQKNIHNTYYPVVGHEETLTDGSEICTRLMSISGMSTFQNMSHEEVRYNYYMGHRTSDQLKMQTSPANTKHTFVITDSSKDMFSAVSLLSSPPKVKDAQRIRTQKLQKGSFSNTSFSSSSSYRFSFPPVNWNFSELNSNLKLFNGTRSPEASKLTSPSENFSGLEIKNKVKMAQSSPVPISEKTLASPSTSTGLPESATKPVPVSKPTFLGAPTQSLSAPHFIPNSGNNSTLPNLNKAAATFFFKKEKNNSVFPTFYVGRSDTQDEMGKQHGNCTKFNSSALTEAKASAASTSPKLESSESGKPVFSFTFSNSERDCFTVSKLSNSLKISPFSSLSEKPAEQSTIFQTREENVSVIKDVEYNWLQSPTVVPQEQSTSTPDSTATIACTTCSDTGKRDVSKTQPFPCNNIFSFSSNNCILECKSSPVISFEGTVKSTSNSLSSSSMLFLSNNNKSEKMKTESIDNAHPVVEKSTPPICTVAISELTSPKCSNSFFSFDLSMKTETEDTLAQQNSMCGPAVVSSLFSTGLPSKESNVSSTHPSGASTKPQIDVKVEDSLNIAETYKSNQDLEEISRKEDELDTLQLQNATCLTPVTCGDTFLGGLAHAVGKEHETLNHSDSDIEELSQASISSDCNSASEYFSVAEDKITASEKTGQEIKSTSIQNS; encoded by the exons ATGGAGGCCAGCCTGACCTGCGCTGTCTGCCTCGGCCTCTTTGAGGATCCGGTCACGCTGCCGCTCTGCTCCCACAACTTCTGCAAGGGCTGCGTGCTGGAGTGCCTGGCCTCCGGGGAGCCCGGCCCGCCCCGCGCGGGCCAGGCCCCGCGCTTCTCCTGCCCGCTCTGCCGGAAGCTCTGCCCGCTGCCGCGCGGCGGCTGCTCGGCGCTGCCCGTCAACAGTACCCTGGCGGAGGTGGTGAAGTTGTACAGGGCCGGCGGGGGCAAGGCGGGGCCGGGGCAAGGCGAAGCGGGGGCGCTGAGCCCCCCGCCGGCGTTCGGAGCAGCCTGCGAGAAGCACCCGGCCCGCCTGGTGCAGCTGTACTGCCGGATGTGCCGCCAGGCGGGCTGCGGCCAGTGCGTGTCTGAGGAGCACCAGGGCATCTTCCACGCCGTCAACCTCCTCGACACCGTGTACCAGGAGGAGAAA TTAACCTTCTTTAGCAGCCTGAAGAAACTGAGAGCAATAAATGAGAACTTGGTGAAGGAACTATCAAGTCATCCAAAAGATTCTGAG ATCTTGAACAAAGAAGCAGAGATAATTATGTTGGAATTTGAAGAAATTTTCAAAACTCTGGAAATGAGAAAAAAGGAATTGCTAGAAGATATTGAAAGTCAGAGAAGTAAGAAAGAGAAAGAATATCAAATTTGGAAGAAAATGAAGGAAACTCACAAGAAAACCATTGAGAGTTTCCTGAAGGATTGTGAAAAGCTTGTTGATGAATGTGATCCTGAGCGTTTCCTGGAG GTGGCATGTGGCTTGAATAAAAG aatgaaGACTCAGCTTGACCTGATGCACATAGCATCTAGCTATGAAAAATCACCAGAGTCTACCCAAAAGCAAATGGATATCAAATCCGTGGTTAATGAAATCTTGGCCTTACAGCTGACTTCAGTTGATTCATGCGTCATTAAAG AACTTTCTTCTGGAGGAAATGAAGGTTTAACAGGAAAGTATGCATATAAAAATAGTGCAAAACAATGGAAAGATCAGAAAAACATACACAACACATATTAT CCTGTAGTGGGACATGAGGAAACTTTGACTGATGGTAGTGAAATCTGTACTCGCTTAATGTCAATATCAGGAATGTCAACGTTTCAAAACATGAGTCATGAG GAAGTACGTTATAATTATTATATGGGTCATAGGACATCAGATCAGTTGAAGATGCAGACTTCACCTGCAAATACGAAGCATACGTTTGTGATAACTGATTCTTCGAAGGATATGTTTTCAGCAGTTTCCCTTCTGTCCTCACCTCCCAAAGTGAAAGATGCACAGAGAATAAGAACACAAAAATTACAAAAAGGAAGTTTTAGTAACACTAGTTTTTCTAGTTCCAGTAGTTACAGATTCAGCTTTCCACCTGTGAACTGGAATTTCTCTGAATTGAACAGTAACTTGAAGTTATTTAATGGAACAAGATCTCCGGAAGCAAGCAAACTAACCTCCCCATCAGAAAATTTCAGTGGCttggaaataaaaaacaaagtaaaaatggCTCAATCCTCACCGGTTCCCATTTCTGAAAAAACACTAGCAAGTCCTAGCACTTCAACTGGCTTACCAGAATCAGCAACAAAACCTGTTCCTGTTTCAAAACCCACCTTTTTAGGTGCTCCCACACAGAGCCTTTCTGCTCCACATTTTATCCCTAATTCGGGTAATAACTCAACCTTACCCAATTTAAATAAGGCTGCAGctacatttttcttcaaaaaagaGAAGAATAATTCAGTTTTCCCCACTTTTTATGTGGGGAGGTCTGATACTCAAGATGAAATGGGCAAACAACATGGAAATTGTACAAAGTTTAACTCTTCAGCTTTAACTGAGGCTAAAGCTTCTGCTGCCTCTACAAGTCCTAAACTAGAGTCATCAGAAAGTGGAAAGCCAGTTTTTTCATTTACCTTTAGCAATTCGGAAAGAGATTGTTTTACAGTGTCCAAACTCAGCAATTCATTGAAGATTTCACCATTTTCCAGCCTATCTGAGAAGCCAGCTGAACAAAGTACAATATTTCAGACCAGAGAAGAGAACGTTTCTGTAATCAAAGACGTAGAATATAACTGGCTACAATCTCCTACAGTAGTCCCTCAGGAGCAGAGTACCAGTACCCCAGATTCCACTGCTACTATAGCCTGTACTACATGTAGTGACACTGGAAAGAGAGATGTTTCCAAGACCCAGCCTTTCCCCTGTAATAACATATTTTCCTTCTCATCCAATAATTGTATTCTGGAATGCAAATCTTCACCTGTAATCTCATTTGAAGGCACTGTCAAAAGTACTTCCAACTCACTGTCTTCCTCCTCGATGCTGTTTTtatctaataataataaaagtgaaaaaatgaaaacagaatcaaTTGACAATGCACATCCAGTTGTAGAAAAATCTACACCTCCAATATGTACAGTGGCCATATCTGAACTTACAAGTCCAAAGTGTagcaattcttttttttcttttgacctATCTATGAAGACTGAAACTGAAGACACTCTTGCTCAACAGAATTCTATGTGTGGTCCAGCTGTAGTCAGCTCTCTGTTTTCAACAGGCCTTCCTAGTAAAGAAAGTAATGTATCTTCCACTCATCCTAGTGGTGCATCAACTAAACCTCAAATAGATGTGAAAGTTGAAGATAGTTTAAATATTGCTGAAACCTATAAGTCTAACCAAGATTTAGAAGAGATTTCCAGGAAGGAAGATGAACTTGACACTCTGCAGTTACAGAATGCAACTTGTCTAACTCCAGTGACATGTGGTGATACATTTTTAGGAGGCTTGGCACATGCAGTAGGTAAAGAACATGAAACACTAAATCATTCAGATTCTGATATAGAAGAGCTAAGTCAGGCATCAATATCTAGTGACTGTAATAGTGCATCAGAATATTTTTCAGTTGCAGAAGACAAAATAACAGCTAGTGAAAAAACAG GACAGGAAATTAAGTCTACATCCATACAGAACAGTTGA
- the LOC115651919 gene encoding uncharacterized protein LOC115651919 isoform X1 — MEASLTCAVCLGLFEDPVTLPLCSHNFCKGCVLECLASGEPGPPRAGQAPRFSCPLCRKLCPLPRGGCSALPVNSTLAEVVKLYRAGGGKAGPGQGEAGALSPPPAFGAACEKHPARLVQLYCRMCRQAGCGQCVSEEHQGIFHAVNLLDTVYQEEKLTFFSSLKKLRAINENLVKELSSHPKDSEILNKEAEIIMLEFEEIFKTLEMRKKELLEDIESQRSKKEKEYQIWKKMKETHKKTIESFLKDCEKLVDECDPERFLEVACGLNKRMKTQLDLMHIASSYEKSPESTQKQMDIKSVVNEILALQLTSVDSCVIKELSSGGNEGLTGKYAYKNSAKQWKDQKNIHNTYYPVVGHEETLTDGSEICTRLMSISGMSTFQNMSHEEVRYNYYMGHRTSDQLKMQTSPANTKHTFVITDSSKDMFSAVSLLSSPPKVKDAQRIRTQKLQKGSFSNTSFSSSSSYRFSFPPVNWNFSELNSNLKLFNGTRSPEASKLTSPSENFSGLEIKNKVKMAQSSPVPISEKTLASPSTSTGLPESATKPVPVSKPTFLGAPTQSLSAPHFIPNSGNNSTLPNLNKAAATFFFKKEKNNSVFPTFYVGRSDTQDEMGKQHGNCTKFNSSALTEAKASAASTSPKLESSESGKPVFSFTFSNSERDCFTVSKLSNSLKISPFSSLSEKPAEQSTIFQTREENVSVIKDVEYNWLQSPTVVPQEQSTSTPDSTATIACTTCSDTGKRDVSKTQPFPCNNIFSFSSNNCILECKSSPVISFEGTVKSTSNSLSSSSMLFLSNNNKSEKMKTESIDNAHPVVEKSTPPICTVAISELTSPKCSNSFFSFDLSMKTETEDTLAQQNSMCGPAVVSSLFSTGLPSKESNVSSTHPSGASTKPQIDVKVEDSLNIAETYKSNQDLEEISRKEDELDTLQLQNATCLTPVTCGDTFLGGLAHAVGKEHETLNHSDSDIEELSQASISSDCNSASEYFSVAEDKITASEKTGAQALFLHHLCLFLTWAAKPVSLQDVMKLK; from the exons ATGGAGGCCAGCCTGACCTGCGCTGTCTGCCTCGGCCTCTTTGAGGATCCGGTCACGCTGCCGCTCTGCTCCCACAACTTCTGCAAGGGCTGCGTGCTGGAGTGCCTGGCCTCCGGGGAGCCCGGCCCGCCCCGCGCGGGCCAGGCCCCGCGCTTCTCCTGCCCGCTCTGCCGGAAGCTCTGCCCGCTGCCGCGCGGCGGCTGCTCGGCGCTGCCCGTCAACAGTACCCTGGCGGAGGTGGTGAAGTTGTACAGGGCCGGCGGGGGCAAGGCGGGGCCGGGGCAAGGCGAAGCGGGGGCGCTGAGCCCCCCGCCGGCGTTCGGAGCAGCCTGCGAGAAGCACCCGGCCCGCCTGGTGCAGCTGTACTGCCGGATGTGCCGCCAGGCGGGCTGCGGCCAGTGCGTGTCTGAGGAGCACCAGGGCATCTTCCACGCCGTCAACCTCCTCGACACCGTGTACCAGGAGGAGAAA TTAACCTTCTTTAGCAGCCTGAAGAAACTGAGAGCAATAAATGAGAACTTGGTGAAGGAACTATCAAGTCATCCAAAAGATTCTGAG ATCTTGAACAAAGAAGCAGAGATAATTATGTTGGAATTTGAAGAAATTTTCAAAACTCTGGAAATGAGAAAAAAGGAATTGCTAGAAGATATTGAAAGTCAGAGAAGTAAGAAAGAGAAAGAATATCAAATTTGGAAGAAAATGAAGGAAACTCACAAGAAAACCATTGAGAGTTTCCTGAAGGATTGTGAAAAGCTTGTTGATGAATGTGATCCTGAGCGTTTCCTGGAG GTGGCATGTGGCTTGAATAAAAG aatgaaGACTCAGCTTGACCTGATGCACATAGCATCTAGCTATGAAAAATCACCAGAGTCTACCCAAAAGCAAATGGATATCAAATCCGTGGTTAATGAAATCTTGGCCTTACAGCTGACTTCAGTTGATTCATGCGTCATTAAAG AACTTTCTTCTGGAGGAAATGAAGGTTTAACAGGAAAGTATGCATATAAAAATAGTGCAAAACAATGGAAAGATCAGAAAAACATACACAACACATATTAT CCTGTAGTGGGACATGAGGAAACTTTGACTGATGGTAGTGAAATCTGTACTCGCTTAATGTCAATATCAGGAATGTCAACGTTTCAAAACATGAGTCATGAG GAAGTACGTTATAATTATTATATGGGTCATAGGACATCAGATCAGTTGAAGATGCAGACTTCACCTGCAAATACGAAGCATACGTTTGTGATAACTGATTCTTCGAAGGATATGTTTTCAGCAGTTTCCCTTCTGTCCTCACCTCCCAAAGTGAAAGATGCACAGAGAATAAGAACACAAAAATTACAAAAAGGAAGTTTTAGTAACACTAGTTTTTCTAGTTCCAGTAGTTACAGATTCAGCTTTCCACCTGTGAACTGGAATTTCTCTGAATTGAACAGTAACTTGAAGTTATTTAATGGAACAAGATCTCCGGAAGCAAGCAAACTAACCTCCCCATCAGAAAATTTCAGTGGCttggaaataaaaaacaaagtaaaaatggCTCAATCCTCACCGGTTCCCATTTCTGAAAAAACACTAGCAAGTCCTAGCACTTCAACTGGCTTACCAGAATCAGCAACAAAACCTGTTCCTGTTTCAAAACCCACCTTTTTAGGTGCTCCCACACAGAGCCTTTCTGCTCCACATTTTATCCCTAATTCGGGTAATAACTCAACCTTACCCAATTTAAATAAGGCTGCAGctacatttttcttcaaaaaagaGAAGAATAATTCAGTTTTCCCCACTTTTTATGTGGGGAGGTCTGATACTCAAGATGAAATGGGCAAACAACATGGAAATTGTACAAAGTTTAACTCTTCAGCTTTAACTGAGGCTAAAGCTTCTGCTGCCTCTACAAGTCCTAAACTAGAGTCATCAGAAAGTGGAAAGCCAGTTTTTTCATTTACCTTTAGCAATTCGGAAAGAGATTGTTTTACAGTGTCCAAACTCAGCAATTCATTGAAGATTTCACCATTTTCCAGCCTATCTGAGAAGCCAGCTGAACAAAGTACAATATTTCAGACCAGAGAAGAGAACGTTTCTGTAATCAAAGACGTAGAATATAACTGGCTACAATCTCCTACAGTAGTCCCTCAGGAGCAGAGTACCAGTACCCCAGATTCCACTGCTACTATAGCCTGTACTACATGTAGTGACACTGGAAAGAGAGATGTTTCCAAGACCCAGCCTTTCCCCTGTAATAACATATTTTCCTTCTCATCCAATAATTGTATTCTGGAATGCAAATCTTCACCTGTAATCTCATTTGAAGGCACTGTCAAAAGTACTTCCAACTCACTGTCTTCCTCCTCGATGCTGTTTTtatctaataataataaaagtgaaaaaatgaaaacagaatcaaTTGACAATGCACATCCAGTTGTAGAAAAATCTACACCTCCAATATGTACAGTGGCCATATCTGAACTTACAAGTCCAAAGTGTagcaattcttttttttcttttgacctATCTATGAAGACTGAAACTGAAGACACTCTTGCTCAACAGAATTCTATGTGTGGTCCAGCTGTAGTCAGCTCTCTGTTTTCAACAGGCCTTCCTAGTAAAGAAAGTAATGTATCTTCCACTCATCCTAGTGGTGCATCAACTAAACCTCAAATAGATGTGAAAGTTGAAGATAGTTTAAATATTGCTGAAACCTATAAGTCTAACCAAGATTTAGAAGAGATTTCCAGGAAGGAAGATGAACTTGACACTCTGCAGTTACAGAATGCAACTTGTCTAACTCCAGTGACATGTGGTGATACATTTTTAGGAGGCTTGGCACATGCAGTAGGTAAAGAACATGAAACACTAAATCATTCAGATTCTGATATAGAAGAGCTAAGTCAGGCATCAATATCTAGTGACTGTAATAGTGCATCAGAATATTTTTCAGTTGCAGAAGACAAAATAACAGCTAGTGAAAAAACAG
- the LOC115651919 gene encoding uncharacterized protein LOC115651919 isoform X2: protein MEASLTCAVCLGLFEDPVTLPLCSHNFCKGCVLECLASGEPGPPRAGQAPRFSCPLCRKLCPLPRGGCSALPVNSTLAEVVKLYRAGGGKAGPGQGEAGALSPPPAFGAACEKHPARLVQLYCRMCRQAGCGQCVSEEHQGIFHAVNLLDTVYQEEKLTFFSSLKKLRAINENLVKELSSHPKDSEILNKEAEIIMLEFEEIFKTLEMRKKELLEDIESQRSKKEKEYQIWKKMKETHKKTIESFLKDCEKLVDECDPERFLEVACGLNKRMKTQLDLMHIASSYEKSPESTQKQMDIKSVVNEILALQLTSVDSCVIKELSSGGNEGLTGKYAYKNSAKQWKDQKNIHNTYYPVVGHEETLTDGSEICTRLMSISGMSTFQNMSHEEVRYNYYMGHRTSDQLKMQTSPANTKHTFVITDSSKDMFSAVSLLSSPPKVKDAQRIRTQKLQKGSFSNTSFSSSSSYRFSFPPVNWNFSELNSNLKLFNGTRSPEASKLTSPSENFSGLEIKNKVKMAQSSPVPISEKTLASPSTSTGLPESATKPVPVSKPTFLGAPTQSLSAPHFIPNSGNNSTLPNLNKAAATFFFKKEKNNSVFPTFYVGRSDTQDEMGKQHGNCTKFNSSALTEAKASAASTSPKLESSESGKPVFSFTFSNSERDCFTVSKLSNSLKISPFSSLSEKPAEQSTIFQTREENVSVIKDVEYNWLQSPTVVPQEQSTSTPDSTATIACTTCSDTGKRDVSKTQPFPCNNIFSFSSNNCILECKSSPVISFEGTVKSTSNSLSSSSMLFLSNNNKSEKMKTESIDNAHPVVEKSTPPICTVAISELTSPKCSNSFFSFDLSMKTETEDTLAQQNSMCGPAVVSSLFSTGLPSKESNVSSTHPSGASTKPQIDVKVEDSLNIAETYKSNQDLEEISRKEDELDTLQLQNATCLTPVTCGDTFLGGLAHAVGKEHETLNHSDSDIEELSQASISSDCNSASEYFSVAEDKITASEKTAGGVRAGSPRPAGTSELGPKLCLMVLFL from the exons ATGGAGGCCAGCCTGACCTGCGCTGTCTGCCTCGGCCTCTTTGAGGATCCGGTCACGCTGCCGCTCTGCTCCCACAACTTCTGCAAGGGCTGCGTGCTGGAGTGCCTGGCCTCCGGGGAGCCCGGCCCGCCCCGCGCGGGCCAGGCCCCGCGCTTCTCCTGCCCGCTCTGCCGGAAGCTCTGCCCGCTGCCGCGCGGCGGCTGCTCGGCGCTGCCCGTCAACAGTACCCTGGCGGAGGTGGTGAAGTTGTACAGGGCCGGCGGGGGCAAGGCGGGGCCGGGGCAAGGCGAAGCGGGGGCGCTGAGCCCCCCGCCGGCGTTCGGAGCAGCCTGCGAGAAGCACCCGGCCCGCCTGGTGCAGCTGTACTGCCGGATGTGCCGCCAGGCGGGCTGCGGCCAGTGCGTGTCTGAGGAGCACCAGGGCATCTTCCACGCCGTCAACCTCCTCGACACCGTGTACCAGGAGGAGAAA TTAACCTTCTTTAGCAGCCTGAAGAAACTGAGAGCAATAAATGAGAACTTGGTGAAGGAACTATCAAGTCATCCAAAAGATTCTGAG ATCTTGAACAAAGAAGCAGAGATAATTATGTTGGAATTTGAAGAAATTTTCAAAACTCTGGAAATGAGAAAAAAGGAATTGCTAGAAGATATTGAAAGTCAGAGAAGTAAGAAAGAGAAAGAATATCAAATTTGGAAGAAAATGAAGGAAACTCACAAGAAAACCATTGAGAGTTTCCTGAAGGATTGTGAAAAGCTTGTTGATGAATGTGATCCTGAGCGTTTCCTGGAG GTGGCATGTGGCTTGAATAAAAG aatgaaGACTCAGCTTGACCTGATGCACATAGCATCTAGCTATGAAAAATCACCAGAGTCTACCCAAAAGCAAATGGATATCAAATCCGTGGTTAATGAAATCTTGGCCTTACAGCTGACTTCAGTTGATTCATGCGTCATTAAAG AACTTTCTTCTGGAGGAAATGAAGGTTTAACAGGAAAGTATGCATATAAAAATAGTGCAAAACAATGGAAAGATCAGAAAAACATACACAACACATATTAT CCTGTAGTGGGACATGAGGAAACTTTGACTGATGGTAGTGAAATCTGTACTCGCTTAATGTCAATATCAGGAATGTCAACGTTTCAAAACATGAGTCATGAG GAAGTACGTTATAATTATTATATGGGTCATAGGACATCAGATCAGTTGAAGATGCAGACTTCACCTGCAAATACGAAGCATACGTTTGTGATAACTGATTCTTCGAAGGATATGTTTTCAGCAGTTTCCCTTCTGTCCTCACCTCCCAAAGTGAAAGATGCACAGAGAATAAGAACACAAAAATTACAAAAAGGAAGTTTTAGTAACACTAGTTTTTCTAGTTCCAGTAGTTACAGATTCAGCTTTCCACCTGTGAACTGGAATTTCTCTGAATTGAACAGTAACTTGAAGTTATTTAATGGAACAAGATCTCCGGAAGCAAGCAAACTAACCTCCCCATCAGAAAATTTCAGTGGCttggaaataaaaaacaaagtaaaaatggCTCAATCCTCACCGGTTCCCATTTCTGAAAAAACACTAGCAAGTCCTAGCACTTCAACTGGCTTACCAGAATCAGCAACAAAACCTGTTCCTGTTTCAAAACCCACCTTTTTAGGTGCTCCCACACAGAGCCTTTCTGCTCCACATTTTATCCCTAATTCGGGTAATAACTCAACCTTACCCAATTTAAATAAGGCTGCAGctacatttttcttcaaaaaagaGAAGAATAATTCAGTTTTCCCCACTTTTTATGTGGGGAGGTCTGATACTCAAGATGAAATGGGCAAACAACATGGAAATTGTACAAAGTTTAACTCTTCAGCTTTAACTGAGGCTAAAGCTTCTGCTGCCTCTACAAGTCCTAAACTAGAGTCATCAGAAAGTGGAAAGCCAGTTTTTTCATTTACCTTTAGCAATTCGGAAAGAGATTGTTTTACAGTGTCCAAACTCAGCAATTCATTGAAGATTTCACCATTTTCCAGCCTATCTGAGAAGCCAGCTGAACAAAGTACAATATTTCAGACCAGAGAAGAGAACGTTTCTGTAATCAAAGACGTAGAATATAACTGGCTACAATCTCCTACAGTAGTCCCTCAGGAGCAGAGTACCAGTACCCCAGATTCCACTGCTACTATAGCCTGTACTACATGTAGTGACACTGGAAAGAGAGATGTTTCCAAGACCCAGCCTTTCCCCTGTAATAACATATTTTCCTTCTCATCCAATAATTGTATTCTGGAATGCAAATCTTCACCTGTAATCTCATTTGAAGGCACTGTCAAAAGTACTTCCAACTCACTGTCTTCCTCCTCGATGCTGTTTTtatctaataataataaaagtgaaaaaatgaaaacagaatcaaTTGACAATGCACATCCAGTTGTAGAAAAATCTACACCTCCAATATGTACAGTGGCCATATCTGAACTTACAAGTCCAAAGTGTagcaattcttttttttcttttgacctATCTATGAAGACTGAAACTGAAGACACTCTTGCTCAACAGAATTCTATGTGTGGTCCAGCTGTAGTCAGCTCTCTGTTTTCAACAGGCCTTCCTAGTAAAGAAAGTAATGTATCTTCCACTCATCCTAGTGGTGCATCAACTAAACCTCAAATAGATGTGAAAGTTGAAGATAGTTTAAATATTGCTGAAACCTATAAGTCTAACCAAGATTTAGAAGAGATTTCCAGGAAGGAAGATGAACTTGACACTCTGCAGTTACAGAATGCAACTTGTCTAACTCCAGTGACATGTGGTGATACATTTTTAGGAGGCTTGGCACATGCAGTAGGTAAAGAACATGAAACACTAAATCATTCAGATTCTGATATAGAAGAGCTAAGTCAGGCATCAATATCTAGTGACTGTAATAGTGCATCAGAATATTTTTCAGTTGCAGAAGACAAAATAACAGCTAGTGAAAAAACAG